In Heliangelus exortis chromosome Z, bHelExo1.hap1, whole genome shotgun sequence, a genomic segment contains:
- the LOC139789789 gene encoding homeobox protein cut-like 1, with protein MPGGTAALIPQPKRPAARRPPSPGPGARRAAAAPPPAAPPPLPRSSYRAAPRQAEKRRRRRWGGERAAGRGRGCAAAAAPANGKRRETNGGGRRSASAALAWLCRPWKSLWGRPSALRRPLREAGPIARCAAGPSVAGWHSFKDVIICGTARDGRGPAYAQRILEIG; from the exons ATGCCCGGTGGCACCGCAGCGCTCATCCCGCAGCCCAAACGCCCCGCTGCCCGGCGGCCTCCCAGCCCAGGGCCCGGAGCCCGACGGGCGGCAGCGGCGCCTCCTCCCGCTGctcccccccctctgccccGGTCATCTTACCGGGCCGCGCCGCGCCAGGCTGAGAAGAGGAGGCGACGCcgctgggggggggagagagcCGCCGGGCGGGGAAGGGGTTGcgcagcagcagctgcacctGCGAACGGGAAGAGACGGGAGACAAACGGCGGCGGAAGGCGCTCCGCTAGTGCGGCGCTCGCCTGGCTCTGCCGGCCCTGGAAGTCGCTCTGGGGCAGGCCAAGTGCTCTCAGGCGGCCGCTGCGGGAGGCCGGGCCCATCGCCCGCTGCGCCGCCGGCCCCTCCGTCGCTGG gTGGCACAGCTTCAAAGATGTTATTATTTGTGGTACTGCAAGGGATGGAAGAGGACCTGCTTATGCCCAAAGAATTTTAGAAATTGGATGA